One Primulina huaijiensis isolate GDHJ02 chromosome 8, ASM1229523v2, whole genome shotgun sequence genomic region harbors:
- the LOC140983277 gene encoding uncharacterized protein yields MIKLMGKMDVNINNVVLEKAPKNVKYTSPNIQKEILHILAERVRKKIREEVGSAKFCLLIDEAKDISDKEQMDIVLRFVDREGFLMECFFDIVHVSDTTAVTLKKEICNVLGRHDLHIKDIRGQGYDGASNMRGSWNGLQALFLRDSPQAYYVHCFAHRFQLALVAVAEKESSIWLFFSKLNSICNLIKASPKRHTELQSAQTIEIGTMVATCIHETGTGLNQIGTLQRAGKTRWSSHFESICSMIDMYGSVITVLEHMIEEASSNSI; encoded by the exons ATGATAAAGCTTATGGGAAAAATGGATGTTAACATTAATAATGTTGTTTTAGAAAAAGCACCAAAAAATGTAAAGTATACATCACCAAATATTCAAAAAGAAATTTTGCATATTCTTGCTGAGAGAGTGAGAAAGAAAATACGTGAAGAGGTTGGGAGTGCAAAATTTTGTCTTTTGATTGATGAGGCTAAAGACATATCAGACAAAGAACAGATGGATATTGTGTTGAGATTTGTTGATCGTGAAGGGTTCTTAATGGAGTGTTTCTTTGATATTGTGCATGTTTCTGACACCACTGCGGTAACacttaaaaaagaaatatgtaATGTGCTTGGTCGACATGATTTGCATATCAAAGATATTCGGGGTCAAGGATACGATGGAGCTAGCAATATGCGTGGCTCATGGAATGGACTACAAGCTCTTTTTCTGAGGGATTCTCCTCAAGCATATTATGTTCATTGTTTTGCACATAGATTTCAATTAGCGTTGGTGGCTGTTGCTGAAAAGGAGAGTTCCATTTggctatttttttcaaaattgaatTCTATTTGTAATCTTATTAAGGCATCTCCAAAACGTCACACTGAGTTGCAATCTGCCCAAACTATTGAAATTGGAACTATGGTAGCTACTTGTATTCACGAGACAG GTACTGGCCTTAATCAGATTGGTACTTTGCAACGAGCTGGAAAGACGCGTTGGAGTTCTCATTTTGAGTCGATTTGCAGTATGATAGATATGTACGGTTCTGTGATTACTGTGCTTGAGCACATGATAGAGGAAGCATCTTCCAATTCTATATGA
- the LOC140982744 gene encoding retinoblastoma-related protein-like: MDERKNFHPEDVSETTIEARFEFFFKNDLQLNEEIFMTQAVKLFAETKNILLANISAVGTGLPEEAERYWFAFVLFTVRRLMNNGGITEKAPTLCQILPKARLNIVDFFKELPQFLIKVGSILSNLYGGDWEKRIEAKEIQTNFVHLILLSKHYKRAYQQFFLTVDVSDDKHSTGDNNLGCVSDYYRFGWLLFLALREHMLGRFKDLVTCTNGLVSVVALLVIHVPVQFRKFDIYDSERFVMTNGKADILASLCKMYETSEDELKKMLEKANNVIATILKKKSYLPAECTPQNLENIVTDGLIYFEDLMNESSLSTNMMLLEKDYDMILNKGELDERIFINEDDSLLGSSSLSGDAINIRGNGTKRKFDLVSSPTKTVTSPLSCHTSPLSHSYEIPTVGLYRMVATPVSTAMTTAKWLRTVVAPLPSKPPAELERFLSSCDRDVTTDVIRRAHIILEAIFPSSGLGQSASLMDNIWAEQRRLEAMKLYYRVLQAMCTAESKILHAINLTSLLTNERFHRCMLACSAELVLATHKTVTMLFPTVLERTGITAFDLSKVIESFIRHEESLPRELRRHLNSLEERLLESMVWEKGSSMYNTLIVARPALSAEISRLGLLAEPMPSLDAIATHIDMSCGVPPAVPKQEKHGQKVDIRSPKKTSSEYRSVLVERNSFTSPVKDRLLALNNTKSKFPPPALQSVFASPTRPNPGDGGETIAETAINVFFNKTIKLAAVRINGMVERLQLSQQLRESVYCLFQKILGQRTSLFFNRHIDQIVLCCFYGVTKISQRNLTFKEIIFNYRKQPQCKPQVFRSVYVDWTAVRLNGKSGPDHIDIITFYNEIFIPAVKPLLVEFASTGSAQSSSCAQEARNNNDGPCPASPKPSSFPSIPDMSPRKVSSAHNVYVSPLRSSKMDALISHSSKSYYACVGESTHAYQSPSKDLTAINKHLNGTRKLRGTLNFDKVDVDVGLVTDSMVANSLYLKNGNISLKSEQPDS, translated from the exons ATGGACGAGCGGAAGAATTTCCATCCCGAAGATGTGTCGGAGACCACAATTGAAGCTCGattcgaattttttttcaag AATGATTTACAGTTGAACGAGGAAATTTTTATGACACAAGCCGTGAAGCTGTTTGCCGAGACCAAGAATATTTTGTTGGCCAATATATCCGCTGTTGGGACTGGGCTG CCGGAAGAAGCAGAACGGTATTGGTTTGCATTTGTGCTTTTCACGGTTAGAAGACTGATGAACAATGGTGGTATCACAGAGAAGGCACCTACTTTATGCCAGATACTGCCAAAGGCCAGGCTcaa CATCGTTGACTTTTTTAAAGAACTTCCTCAGTTCTTGATCAAGGTCGGATCAATTTTAAGTAACCTGTATGGTGGGGATTGGGAGAAGAGAATTGAG GCAAAGGAAATACAAACCAATTTTGTGCACTTGATCCTTTTGAGCAA GCATTACAAGCGTGCATATCAGCAATTTTTCTTGACAGTTGATGTTAGTGATGACAAGCATTCAACTGGTGACAACAACCTTGGCTGCGTCTCAGACTATTATCGCTTTGGATGGTTGCTTTTCCTAGCGCTGCGTGAGCATATGCTCGGCCGTTTCAAGGACCTTGTAACATGCACCAATGGTCTAGTCTCAGTAGTG GCATTACTTGTTATACATGTACCTGTGCAGTTCagaaaatttgatatttatgaCTCAGAACGCTTTG TTATGACAAATGGCAAGGCTGACATACTTGCATCGCTTTGCAAAATGTATGAGACCTCGGAAGACGAGTTGAAGAAAATGCTGGAAAAAGCAAATAACGTGATAGCTACTATATTGAAGAAAAAGTCTTACTTGCCTGCTGAATGCACCCCtcaaaatttggaaaatattgtCACAG ATGGGTTGATCTATTTTGAAGATTTGATGAACGAATCATCTTTGTCTACGAATATGATGTTATTAGAAAAGGATTATGATATGATTCTCAATAAGGGTGAACTGGATGAGAGAATATTCATCAATGAAGATGACAGCTTGCTAGGTTCGAGCAGTCTATCTGGGGATGCAATAAATATTAGAGGAAATGGAACCAAG AGAAAATTCGACTTAGTATCATCCCCGACAAAGACGGTCACAAGTCCACTTTCTTGCCACACATCTCCTCTAAGTCATTCGTACGAAATTCCTACTGTTGGCTTGTACAGAATGGTTGCTACACCTGTCAGCACAGCTATGACTACTGCTAAATGGCTACGAACTGTTGTAGCTCCTCTTCCATCAAAACCTCCAGCAGAACTGGAGAGATTCCTATCATCTTGTGATAGGGATGTGACAACTGATGTTATTAGAAGAGCTCACATAATACTCGAGGCCATCTTTCCAAGCAGTGGACTAGGGCAAAGTGCAAGTTTGATGGATAACATATGGGCCGAACAACGTCGACTGGAAGCAATGAAGCTTTACTACAGGGTTCTGCAAGCAATGTGCACAGCGGAATCTAAGATTTTGCACGCAATCAATTTAACATCTTTGCTGACCAATGAGAGGTTTCACAGATGTATGCTTGCCTGCTCAGCTGAACTCGTTCTTGCTACGCATAAAACTGTGACAATGTTATTTCCAACTGTGTTGGAGAGAACTGGAATTACTGCTTTTGATCTCAGCAAGGTTATAGAAAGTTTCATCAGGCATGAAGAAAGTCTTCCTAGGGAGCTTAGAAGGCATTTAAACTCATTAGAAGAACGACTCTTGGAGAGCATGGTCTGGGAAAAAGGTTCATCAATGTACAACACCTTGATTGTTGCAAGACCAGCCCTTTCTGCGGAAATTAGTCGACTAGGCTTATTGGCTGAGCCTATGCCATCTCTTGATGCTATTGCCACACACATCGATATGTCTTGTGGAGTCCCTCCCGCTGTCCCAAAGCAAGAAAAACATG GTCAGAAAGTAGATATTCGTTCCCCAAAAAAAACATCCTCTGAGTACCGAAGTGTATTAGTTGAACGGAATTCTTTCACTTCTCCTGTGAAGGATCGCCTCTTGGCTCTTAATAATACGAAGTCAAAATTTCCACCCCCTGCTCTACAGTCTGTTTTCGCAAG TCCAACAAGACCAAATCCAGGTGACGGAGGTGAAACTATTGCAGAAACAGCAATTAATGTGTTTTTTAACAAG ACTATAAAGTTAGCCGCTGTCAGAATTAATGGCATGGTTGAGAGGCTACAGCTGTCACAGCAGTTAAGGGAGTCCGTCTACTGTCTTTTTCAGAAGATTCTTGGTCAAAGGACTTCTCTATTCTTTAACAGACATATTGACCAAATTGTTCTCTGTTGCTTTTATGGAGTTACCAAG ATTTCCCAGCGGAACTTAACCTTCAAAGAAATCATTTTCAATTACAGAAAGCAGCCTCAATGCAAACCACAAGTTTTTCGTAGTGTCTATGTTGATTGGACAGCGGTGCGCCTCAATGGG AAAAGTGGTCCGGATCACATTGATATCATCACATTTtacaatgaaatatttataccTGCTGTCAAGCCTCTTTTAGTTGAGTTTGCGTCTACTGGATCAGCACAAAGTAGTAGTTGTGCCCAAGAGGCCAGGAATAATAATGATG GTCCATGTCCTGCATCACCAAAGCCGTCTTCTTTTCCAAGTATACCAGACATGTCACCGAGGAAAGTATCCTCGGCACATAACGTTTACGTTTCTCCTTTGCGATCCTCAAAG ATGGATGCATTAATTTCACATAGCTCTAAAAGCTATTATGCTTGTGTTGGAGAAAGTACGCATGCTTACCAGAGTCCTTCAAAAGACCTTACTGCCATTAATAAGCATTTGAACGG AACTCGGAAGCTCAGAGGAACACTTAATTTTGATAAGGTTGATGTAGATGTTGGATTGGTTACCGACTCCATGGTTGCCAATAGCCTTTACCTTAAGAATGGTAACATTTCTTTGAAATCCGAGCAACCCGACTCCTAG